The DNA region TACCTTTCAGCAGCACATTCACGCCGGGAATGCCTTGGCCCTGCGCGTCGGTTACCTGTCCGGTCACCCGGATTTCCACCGATAACGGCAAGGCGAGGGTCGCGAACCGGGACGATTCGGTCAGGGGCGAAGCACGCGTCAGCTGCGTGGTGGGCGGGCCCATGCCGGCGGTTCGGGACGGCACCGGCTCGACCGTGCGCGAACGGGTCGGCAGAATGGCGTAGTCGCCCGACCGCAGGCGCTTGTGCCGCAGGTTGTGGGGTTTCAACAGGGCCTTCAGGCTTTTTTCCAGGTTGCCCTGATCGCTGAATTCCCGGTCGGCAAATTTTCCTTCCAGGTAGCGGGTCTCAAAGATGAACCGCACCTGATACCGCGCCTTCAGCTCGTCGAGTACGGCCGTCAGCGCACGTTCCGACGTCTGGGATGGCGTGGCCGACGGAGCCTGCCGGGACGACGCCAGGGGCTGCGCCCAGCCCGCGCTGGAAAGGCAGCTCAGGAGAAACCCTACAACATAAAAAAGTGAGCGCATGGTGGTGGATACGCGTTTCAGGGTGATGACTTATTGAATAAGAAGGCGGTTTTGCTCCCGCTGAATCTCCAGGTCGAGTACTTCTTCCAGGCTTTCGAGGAACACGTCCAGCGAGGGAGCCTGAATTTCGCCGGTCAGTCGCCGCTCTTCCGTGACCGGATCGGCAAAGGCGACGTCTACTCCCCACTGGTCTTTCAGATGCAAGGCAATCTCGGACAGGGGCGTATCGTCGAATACGAACAATTGGTGCTTCCAGGCGGCCTGCGCCGCTACGTCGACGGGCTGTTTTTCCAGCCGTTGGGTCGCGTCCGAAAACTGCCCCAGGTCGCCGGGCACCAGCATAATCGGGTCGGCAGCCGCCGCGGGCGTCACTTCGGGATTCAGTTGCAACTGGACGCTTCCCTGCTGCAAGGCGACCTGCGTTTTCCCACGTCGGTGCCGCACGTTGAACGACGTGCCCAGCACACGGATATCGAGTTCGGGGGTGTGTACGCGAAAGGGCTGATGATTGGCTGTATGCACCACGTCGAAAAACGCCTCGCCTTCCAACCACACGTCGCGGTCTTCCGTGGCGTCCCAGCTTGCCGGATACCGTAACTGCGAATGGGCGTTCAACACGACCCGCGACCCGTCGGGCAGCTCAAGCGTACGCGTCTCGCCAAAGGCGGTTTCGACACGTTCCCACTGGTTCGACAACACCCACACGGTGGCGGCGCTGCTCAGAATCAGGAAGCTGATCACGGCGGCCATTCGGTAAAGCGTGCGCTGCCGTCGCCGGGAATCTAATTGCGCCTGTACGTCCTGCCAGGCGTCCTGCACGTCCGGCTCGGAGACAACAGGATTCTGAAAACGCAACCGGCGCACCAGCTGCACGGCCTGCGCAACGGTCGGACGTTTGTCGGGATGTGCCGCCAGCCAGTCTTGCCAGAACCGTTCGGTTTCCGGTTCCGGGTGCTGTACCCAGGCAGTAAATGCCTCGTCGGCGGCAAAATCTTCTGCTTCGTAGTGATCGTACTTCATCGGCCTGCGGTGCTTTCATGAGCCACTCACTCCTATTATGCAGGCCGTACGGTTTTGTACCTACGTCGTCCGAAAAAAATGGAACGATCAGGCGGACGGGAAAAGGGTCCGTTCCAGCAGAAGAATCAGAATATGAATGATTTTGATGTGGACTTCCTGAATGCGGTCGGCGTACCCGAAATGCGGTACCCGAATTTCGACGTCGGCCTGGCCGGCCAGCTTGCCCCCGTCTTTGCCCGTCAGCAACACCACCTTCATTCTCTGCGCCCGTGCCGCTTCCACGGCTAGCATCACGTTGCGTGAGTTGCCGCTGGTGCTCAGCCCGAACAGCACATCGCCGGGGCGGCCCATGCCTTCCACAAACCGGGAGAACACGCGCTCGAATCCGTAATCGTTGCTGACGCACGAGAGGTGACTGACATCAGAAATGGCAATGGCGGGCAGCGAAGGGCGTTCGTCGCGATACCGGCCGGTAAGTTCCTCGGCAAAATGCATGGCGTCGCAGTGCGATCCCCCGTTGCCACACGAAATGATTTTGCCGCCCGCCCGAATGGCTTCTGCCATCAGGGCCGCGGCCTGTTCAATGTTCTGTACTTGTGTGGGATCGTTCAGAAAGGCGTCGAGCACACGCGCCGCCTCTTGCAACTCGTCCCGAATGGTTTGTAAATGCATCATGCCGACTTTGCAACAAAGATGCGGGGATGCTCACAGAACCGCAACCTAGCGATCCGGGTCGTCGAGGTCTTCGTACGGATGGGGCGGAAGCTGCTCGGGCGGTTGCGTAGACTTCGGAGGGGTGTTGGTGGCGGGAGGCGGGGGCGTTGCGGCTTTGTCGCGGCCAAATCCCGGAATGATGGTACGGCTCTTTTTCTGCTCCGGCCGCTGCGAAGTTGCCAGGTCGTCGTAATAACGGGCTTTTACTTCGTTTACTTCCCGCTGCAGACGGGCCACCTGCCGTTGCAGTTGCGAAACGTGCGCGTTTTCGACCAGCACCTCGACGATGAACAGCAGCAATCCCCCCATCAGCCAGCCGGACCAGAACCCCACGTCGTTGACAATGTTGAGCGACCCCAGGATGCTGTCGCTGTACAAAATCAGCAGAATGCTCAGCACCAGATAAAGCGCGAAAACGAGGTACAGAAAATTTTTAAACGATTTCATGCGAAATCTTCTTAACGACTTTAGTTATTCAGGTGTAGGCAGCTCCTCCAGGTATTGATTGAGTGCTTCGACCGAAGCCTCGGACGCGAACCCCTGGTTGACCACCTGGTAGTGCTGCGGGTCACACGTGTAATGATACGCAAATTTGGCAAATGACAATCGCGTCTCTTCTTCCGCAAACAGGGGGAGCAGATCCCAGACGTCGGTAGCCCGCACGGCCGCCTTCCGCACCGCCAGAATGGCGATATCCAGTTTACGTTCGTCGGCATCGGCTTGTTCAATTTCGTCGCGCAGCGACGCCAGGGCCTGGTCGGTCAGCGTCTTTTCACACAGCGGCACCTCGTCGTCGACCGGAACGTCCATCGAATCGTCCGGCAGTTCCTCGGGCGGCAGAGCGGCTTCGGGCGAGGTGTCGTCCGGCAGCGGCTCGTCGGGCCACTGCTCTGCCGGAGGGGCCGGTGTGGCAGGCGGCGCGGTGGGCGGTGCACTGGCGACGGGTGCCGAGCCTCCGCACCGCTGGTCGGGTGGCAAGGCAAAACTGCCCACTTCCACAATGCGGTAGTTGCGCCAGCCGGCGTGTTCAATCTCGAAAATGGTTTCCTGGCCATCGCTCAACAAAATCCGGCTCGACTGCCGGTTCACCACCCCGCGTGCGGCAATTTCGAGCGTCACGAAATGCGGCCCCGGTTCGATGCCCATTGTCTTCACAAAAACATCCGGGCGCGGATTCATCAGCTTGCGGTCGATAAAAACGCGAATGCGCTGGCGGTTGCTGGTGCGAAACGTAAGCGCCGCACAGGGGCGGGCGGGTGCGACTTGCGCCGGGGCGGGGTCCTGCGGTTGCGCCCCGGCGACCGGGCTGAGGCTACACAGGAACATCAGGAGAAAGAAGAGGTTTTTCATCGTCGTTCAAAGGCTTGATGAAAACAGAGAACCAATTTTTGTACCAGTCGCAAACGCTATGTCCCGCTACGCTCCCGTGCCGGAGCCCACGGGGGGTCAAAACATGGCGTCCCTCCCGACCGTTTGTATCCGCAGGCACCGGATTTTGAATGAAAATCTTCCATCCTTTGTTTTGTAGCCATGCACATGCTTTTGTTTGTTCTGTCCTGGTGGTGGCTGAGTACCACCACGCCCGTGTCGGCCCACCCTCCGGCCGCGCCTGCGCCCCGGATCATCAAATTTGCGGAATTGGAACGCGTCTTACAGCAGCAGGAAGATACGCTTTACGTCGTGAACTTCTGGGCAACGTGGTGCGGTCCTTGCATTAAAGAATTACCCGACTTTGAGGCGGCCGCCCGGAAGTATGCCGACCAGAACGTTAAGTTTCTGCTGGTCAGCCTCGATTTCGCCAACCAATTTGAGAAAAAAGTGATTCCGTTTGTCGAGAAGCGAAAACTTTCTTCTGAAATCGTACTTCTCGACGAACCCGACTACAATACCTGGATCGATTCGGTAGAGCCCTCGTGGCAGGGCAGCATTCCGGCCACGTTGATTTTCAATAAAAAAGACGATATTCGGCTGTTCAAAGAGGGCATGCTGCAACCCGGCGAACTGGAGACCCTGATTGAACAAGCGCTTTAATTCCGATCACCTTTAATCTGTTTGCACTCATGAAAAGATTTGCCCTGAGTTTTCTGCTGGTGATGCTCGTCGCGGTGGCGGCTTTTGCACAAGGCTATGAGGTGGGCGACAAAGCCCGCGATTTTTCGCTCAAGAACGTGGACGGCAAGATGGTGTCGATGAAAGGCGATTCGTCAGCCAAAGGTTACATCCTGGCGTTTACGTGCAACTCTTGTCCGTTTGCGCAGGCGTACGAGCAGCGCATCATCGC from Catalinimonas alkaloidigena includes:
- a CDS encoding FecR family protein, yielding MKYDHYEAEDFAADEAFTAWVQHPEPETERFWQDWLAAHPDKRPTVAQAVQLVRRLRFQNPVVSEPDVQDAWQDVQAQLDSRRRQRTLYRMAAVISFLILSSAATVWVLSNQWERVETAFGETRTLELPDGSRVVLNAHSQLRYPASWDATEDRDVWLEGEAFFDVVHTANHQPFRVHTPELDIRVLGTSFNVRHRRGKTQVALQQGSVQLQLNPEVTPAAAADPIMLVPGDLGQFSDATQRLEKQPVDVAAQAAWKHQLFVFDDTPLSEIALHLKDQWGVDVAFADPVTEERRLTGEIQAPSLDVFLESLEEVLDLEIQREQNRLLIQ
- the lpcA gene encoding D-sedoheptulose 7-phosphate isomerase, which codes for MMHLQTIRDELQEAARVLDAFLNDPTQVQNIEQAAALMAEAIRAGGKIISCGNGGSHCDAMHFAEELTGRYRDERPSLPAIAISDVSHLSCVSNDYGFERVFSRFVEGMGRPGDVLFGLSTSGNSRNVMLAVEAARAQRMKVVLLTGKDGGKLAGQADVEIRVPHFGYADRIQEVHIKIIHILILLLERTLFPSA
- a CDS encoding DUF4476 domain-containing protein, which produces MKNLFFLLMFLCSLSPVAGAQPQDPAPAQVAPARPCAALTFRTSNRQRIRVFIDRKLMNPRPDVFVKTMGIEPGPHFVTLEIAARGVVNRQSSRILLSDGQETIFEIEHAGWRNYRIVEVGSFALPPDQRCGGSAPVASAPPTAPPATPAPPAEQWPDEPLPDDTSPEAALPPEELPDDSMDVPVDDEVPLCEKTLTDQALASLRDEIEQADADERKLDIAILAVRKAAVRATDVWDLLPLFAEEETRLSFAKFAYHYTCDPQHYQVVNQGFASEASVEALNQYLEELPTPE
- a CDS encoding TlpA family protein disulfide reductase, encoding MLLFVLSWWWLSTTTPVSAHPPAAPAPRIIKFAELERVLQQQEDTLYVVNFWATWCGPCIKELPDFEAAARKYADQNVKFLLVSLDFANQFEKKVIPFVEKRKLSSEIVLLDEPDYNTWIDSVEPSWQGSIPATLIFNKKDDIRLFKEGMLQPGELETLIEQAL